A single region of the Halichondria panicea chromosome 10, odHalPani1.1, whole genome shotgun sequence genome encodes:
- the LOC135343011 gene encoding ER degradation-enhancing alpha-mannosidase-like protein 3 isoform X3 encodes MVLYVWGVVIVCSLLLTHHNGALSMGPTEKKHYKDKVLEMFNHAYRSYMDFAYPADELMPLTCKGRVRGVEQGRGDIDFTLGRFSLTLIDTLDTLAVIGSVDEFSSAVQKVMTDISFDSDLVVSVFETNIRVLGGLLGGHFAALALKEKGYHQLAWYDGGLLRMAVEVGNRLLPAFNTTTGLPYPKINLRHGMGYPNMEKTTCTACAGSMILEFAALSRLTGDPQFEVKAHQAMEAIWRSRHRGHNLVGSVINVHSAEWTRVDSGVGAGIDSYYEYCLKSYILFGDRKYLQRFGKHYDAIKRYITNGPMLVEVSMNSPHRMTRSFMDSLLAFWPGLQVLWGDVDTAIHIHDMLYHVMERHNFLPEAFTHDFRVHWGNHPLRPEFIESTYFLYKATGDPYYLDVGRSVVNNLNKYARVRCGFAAIKDLRTNAHDDRMDSFVLAETFKYLFLLFADKGDSPLNMDDFVFTTEAHLFPLSLASANTTLNRVVQEALLVKNTDLVNMSTVTVTTSGPDSSGKAAKNKPVADSFTKGVSCSLTIIIHPLTSTHTHHAP; translated from the exons ATGGTATTGTATGTGTGGGGAGTGGTGATTGTGTGCTCCCTACTACTCACTCATCACAATGGCGCACTATCAATGGGCCCCACTGAAAAGAAACACTacaa GGACAAGGTTCTGGAGATGTTCAATCATGCCTACCGTTCATACATG GACTTTGCATATCCTGCTGATGAGTTGATGCCACTGACGTGTAAGGGGCGTGTCCGGGGGGTGGAGCAAGGACGAGGGGACATTGACTTTACCCTGGGCAGGTTCTCCCTCACCCTCATAGACACACTGGACACTCTGGCT GTAATTGGTTCGGTTGATGAGTTTTCCTCGGCTGTACAAAAAGTCATGACAGACATTAGCTTCGACAGTGACTTGGTGGTATCAGTGTTTGAGACCAACATACGTGTGCTAGGTGGTTTACTGGGAGGTCACTTTGCTGCCCTGGCTCTCAAAGAGAAGGGCTACCATCAGTTGGCTTGGTATGATGGGGGGCTGCTCAGAATGGCAGTGGAAGTGGGGAACAGATTACTGCCTGCTTTCAACACCACTACAGGTCTCCCCTATCCAAAG ATCAACCTTCGCCACGGTATGGGCTACCCTAACATGGAGAAGACAACGTGCACGGCATGTGCTGGGTCCATGATCCTTGAGTTTGCTGCCCTCAGTAGACTAACAG GTGATCCTCAGTTTGAGGTGAAAGCCCACCAAGCAATGGAGGCAATCTGGCGTAGTAGACACCGAGGGCACAATCTGGTTGGCTCAGTCATTAACGTACACAGTGCTGAGTGGACGAGAGTGGATAGCggtgtgggggcggggattGACTCATACTACGAGTACTGTCTCAAGTCTTACATCCTGTTTGGGGACAGGAAGTATCTGCAGAGGTTTGGGAAG caTTATGATGCCATCAAGAGATACATCACGAATGGGCCCATGCTAGTGGAGGTGAGCATGAATTCACCTCATCGAATGACTAGATCTTTCATGGACTCACTTCTGGCGTTCTGGCCTGGCctacag GTTCTGTGGGGTGACGTAGACACAGCTATACACATTCACGACATGCTTTATCATGTGATGGAGAGACACAACTTCCTACCCGAGGCATTCACTCATGACTTCAGGGTCCACTGGGGAAACCACCCTCTCAGGCCTGAGTTCATTGAGAGCACTTACTTCCTTTACAAG GCGACTGGAGATCCATACTACCTGGACGTGGGTCGATCAGTGGTGAACAACTTGAACAAGTACGCCAGAGTGAGGTGTGGCTTCGCTGCCATCAAGGACCTCAGGACCAACGCTCACGACGACAG AATGGACTCCTTCGTACTGGCTGAGACGTTCAAGTATCTGTTCTTGTTGTTTGCTGACAAGGGGGACAGTCCCCTGAACATGGATGACTTTGTGTTCACGACTGAGGCCCACCTCTTCCCCCTCTCCCTCGCCAGCGCTAACACCACCCTCAATAGAGTCGTCCAAGAGGCA TTACTGGTGAAGAACACAGACCTGGTGAATATGAGCACTGTCACTGTTACCACTAGCGGACCAGACTCTTCAGggaaggcagcaaagaacaaaCCAGTCGCTGACAGCTTCACTAAAG gcgtcTCCTGTTCACTGACGATTATTATACACCCcctcacatccacacacacacaccacgcaccaTGA
- the LOC135343011 gene encoding ER degradation-enhancing alpha-mannosidase-like protein 3 isoform X1, with the protein MVLYVWGVVIVCSLLLTHHNGALSMGPTEKKHYKDKVLEMFNHAYRSYMDFAYPADELMPLTCKGRVRGVEQGRGDIDFTLGRFSLTLIDTLDTLAVIGSVDEFSSAVQKVMTDISFDSDLVVSVFETNIRVLGGLLGGHFAALALKEKGYHQLAWYDGGLLRMAVEVGNRLLPAFNTTTGLPYPKINLRHGMGYPNMEKTTCTACAGSMILEFAALSRLTGDPQFEVKAHQAMEAIWRSRHRGHNLVGSVINVHSAEWTRVDSGVGAGIDSYYEYCLKSYILFGDRKYLQRFGKHYDAIKRYITNGPMLVEVSMNSPHRMTRSFMDSLLAFWPGLQVLWGDVDTAIHIHDMLYHVMERHNFLPEAFTHDFRVHWGNHPLRPEFIESTYFLYKATGDPYYLDVGRSVVNNLNKYARVRCGFAAIKDLRTNAHDDRMDSFVLAETFKYLFLLFADKGDSPLNMDDFVFTTEAHLFPLSLASANTTLNRVVQEALLVKNTDLVNMSTVTVTTSGPDSSGKAAKNKPVADSFTKASIPGRVFAFITVRRTTGPGTSCLRMRQIFIVYLWSAKIFNKSIIEICTQKMHRVSTQKMHIGSCFTKAWGVASCAAAQLQ; encoded by the exons ATGGTATTGTATGTGTGGGGAGTGGTGATTGTGTGCTCCCTACTACTCACTCATCACAATGGCGCACTATCAATGGGCCCCACTGAAAAGAAACACTacaa GGACAAGGTTCTGGAGATGTTCAATCATGCCTACCGTTCATACATG GACTTTGCATATCCTGCTGATGAGTTGATGCCACTGACGTGTAAGGGGCGTGTCCGGGGGGTGGAGCAAGGACGAGGGGACATTGACTTTACCCTGGGCAGGTTCTCCCTCACCCTCATAGACACACTGGACACTCTGGCT GTAATTGGTTCGGTTGATGAGTTTTCCTCGGCTGTACAAAAAGTCATGACAGACATTAGCTTCGACAGTGACTTGGTGGTATCAGTGTTTGAGACCAACATACGTGTGCTAGGTGGTTTACTGGGAGGTCACTTTGCTGCCCTGGCTCTCAAAGAGAAGGGCTACCATCAGTTGGCTTGGTATGATGGGGGGCTGCTCAGAATGGCAGTGGAAGTGGGGAACAGATTACTGCCTGCTTTCAACACCACTACAGGTCTCCCCTATCCAAAG ATCAACCTTCGCCACGGTATGGGCTACCCTAACATGGAGAAGACAACGTGCACGGCATGTGCTGGGTCCATGATCCTTGAGTTTGCTGCCCTCAGTAGACTAACAG GTGATCCTCAGTTTGAGGTGAAAGCCCACCAAGCAATGGAGGCAATCTGGCGTAGTAGACACCGAGGGCACAATCTGGTTGGCTCAGTCATTAACGTACACAGTGCTGAGTGGACGAGAGTGGATAGCggtgtgggggcggggattGACTCATACTACGAGTACTGTCTCAAGTCTTACATCCTGTTTGGGGACAGGAAGTATCTGCAGAGGTTTGGGAAG caTTATGATGCCATCAAGAGATACATCACGAATGGGCCCATGCTAGTGGAGGTGAGCATGAATTCACCTCATCGAATGACTAGATCTTTCATGGACTCACTTCTGGCGTTCTGGCCTGGCctacag GTTCTGTGGGGTGACGTAGACACAGCTATACACATTCACGACATGCTTTATCATGTGATGGAGAGACACAACTTCCTACCCGAGGCATTCACTCATGACTTCAGGGTCCACTGGGGAAACCACCCTCTCAGGCCTGAGTTCATTGAGAGCACTTACTTCCTTTACAAG GCGACTGGAGATCCATACTACCTGGACGTGGGTCGATCAGTGGTGAACAACTTGAACAAGTACGCCAGAGTGAGGTGTGGCTTCGCTGCCATCAAGGACCTCAGGACCAACGCTCACGACGACAG AATGGACTCCTTCGTACTGGCTGAGACGTTCAAGTATCTGTTCTTGTTGTTTGCTGACAAGGGGGACAGTCCCCTGAACATGGATGACTTTGTGTTCACGACTGAGGCCCACCTCTTCCCCCTCTCCCTCGCCAGCGCTAACACCACCCTCAATAGAGTCGTCCAAGAGGCA TTACTGGTGAAGAACACAGACCTGGTGAATATGAGCACTGTCACTGTTACCACTAGCGGACCAGACTCTTCAGggaaggcagcaaagaacaaaCCAGTCGCTGACAGCTTCACTAAAG cctcgatcccaggccgagttttcgcttttataacggttaggcgaacaactgggcctggtactagttgtctgcgcatgcgtcaaattttcattgtatatttgtggtcggcaaaaatatttaataaatcaataatagaaatttgtacacagaaaatgcacagagtgagtacacaaaagatgcacatagggagctgcttcacaaaggcctggggagttgccagttgtgctgcagcacaattacagtga
- the LOC135343011 gene encoding ER degradation-enhancing alpha-mannosidase-like protein 3 isoform X2, whose amino-acid sequence MFNHAYRSYMDFAYPADELMPLTCKGRVRGVEQGRGDIDFTLGRFSLTLIDTLDTLAVIGSVDEFSSAVQKVMTDISFDSDLVVSVFETNIRVLGGLLGGHFAALALKEKGYHQLAWYDGGLLRMAVEVGNRLLPAFNTTTGLPYPKINLRHGMGYPNMEKTTCTACAGSMILEFAALSRLTGDPQFEVKAHQAMEAIWRSRHRGHNLVGSVINVHSAEWTRVDSGVGAGIDSYYEYCLKSYILFGDRKYLQRFGKHYDAIKRYITNGPMLVEVSMNSPHRMTRSFMDSLLAFWPGLQVLWGDVDTAIHIHDMLYHVMERHNFLPEAFTHDFRVHWGNHPLRPEFIESTYFLYKATGDPYYLDVGRSVVNNLNKYARVRCGFAAIKDLRTNAHDDRMDSFVLAETFKYLFLLFADKGDSPLNMDDFVFTTEAHLFPLSLASANTTLNRVVQEALLVKNTDLVNMSTVTVTTSGPDSSGKAAKNKPVADSFTKASIPGRVFAFITVRRTTGPGTSCLRMRQIFIVYLWSAKIFNKSIIEICTQKMHRVSTQKMHIGSCFTKAWGVASCAAAQLQ is encoded by the exons ATGTTCAATCATGCCTACCGTTCATACATG GACTTTGCATATCCTGCTGATGAGTTGATGCCACTGACGTGTAAGGGGCGTGTCCGGGGGGTGGAGCAAGGACGAGGGGACATTGACTTTACCCTGGGCAGGTTCTCCCTCACCCTCATAGACACACTGGACACTCTGGCT GTAATTGGTTCGGTTGATGAGTTTTCCTCGGCTGTACAAAAAGTCATGACAGACATTAGCTTCGACAGTGACTTGGTGGTATCAGTGTTTGAGACCAACATACGTGTGCTAGGTGGTTTACTGGGAGGTCACTTTGCTGCCCTGGCTCTCAAAGAGAAGGGCTACCATCAGTTGGCTTGGTATGATGGGGGGCTGCTCAGAATGGCAGTGGAAGTGGGGAACAGATTACTGCCTGCTTTCAACACCACTACAGGTCTCCCCTATCCAAAG ATCAACCTTCGCCACGGTATGGGCTACCCTAACATGGAGAAGACAACGTGCACGGCATGTGCTGGGTCCATGATCCTTGAGTTTGCTGCCCTCAGTAGACTAACAG GTGATCCTCAGTTTGAGGTGAAAGCCCACCAAGCAATGGAGGCAATCTGGCGTAGTAGACACCGAGGGCACAATCTGGTTGGCTCAGTCATTAACGTACACAGTGCTGAGTGGACGAGAGTGGATAGCggtgtgggggcggggattGACTCATACTACGAGTACTGTCTCAAGTCTTACATCCTGTTTGGGGACAGGAAGTATCTGCAGAGGTTTGGGAAG caTTATGATGCCATCAAGAGATACATCACGAATGGGCCCATGCTAGTGGAGGTGAGCATGAATTCACCTCATCGAATGACTAGATCTTTCATGGACTCACTTCTGGCGTTCTGGCCTGGCctacag GTTCTGTGGGGTGACGTAGACACAGCTATACACATTCACGACATGCTTTATCATGTGATGGAGAGACACAACTTCCTACCCGAGGCATTCACTCATGACTTCAGGGTCCACTGGGGAAACCACCCTCTCAGGCCTGAGTTCATTGAGAGCACTTACTTCCTTTACAAG GCGACTGGAGATCCATACTACCTGGACGTGGGTCGATCAGTGGTGAACAACTTGAACAAGTACGCCAGAGTGAGGTGTGGCTTCGCTGCCATCAAGGACCTCAGGACCAACGCTCACGACGACAG AATGGACTCCTTCGTACTGGCTGAGACGTTCAAGTATCTGTTCTTGTTGTTTGCTGACAAGGGGGACAGTCCCCTGAACATGGATGACTTTGTGTTCACGACTGAGGCCCACCTCTTCCCCCTCTCCCTCGCCAGCGCTAACACCACCCTCAATAGAGTCGTCCAAGAGGCA TTACTGGTGAAGAACACAGACCTGGTGAATATGAGCACTGTCACTGTTACCACTAGCGGACCAGACTCTTCAGggaaggcagcaaagaacaaaCCAGTCGCTGACAGCTTCACTAAAG cctcgatcccaggccgagttttcgcttttataacggttaggcgaacaactgggcctggtactagttgtctgcgcatgcgtcaaattttcattgtatatttgtggtcggcaaaaatatttaataaatcaataatagaaatttgtacacagaaaatgcacagagtgagtacacaaaagatgcacatagggagctgcttcacaaaggcctggggagttgccagttgtgctgcagcacaattacagtga
- the LOC135343011 gene encoding ER degradation-enhancing alpha-mannosidase-like protein 3 isoform X5, whose product MVLYVWGVVIVCSLLLTHHNGALSMGPTEKKHYKDKVLEMFNHAYRSYMDFAYPADELMPLTCKGRVRGVEQGRGDIDFTLGRFSLTLIDTLDTLAVIGSVDEFSSAVQKVMTDISFDSDLVVSVFETNIRVLGGLLGGHFAALALKEKGYHQLAWYDGGLLRMAVEVGNRLLPAFNTTTGLPYPKINLRHGMGYPNMEKTTCTACAGSMILEFAALSRLTGDPQFEVKAHQAMEAIWRSRHRGHNLVGSVINVHSAEWTRVDSGVGAGIDSYYEYCLKSYILFGDRKYLQRFGKHYDAIKRYITNGPMLVEVSMNSPHRMTRSFMDSLLAFWPGLQVLWGDVDTAIHIHDMLYHVMERHNFLPEAFTHDFRVHWGNHPLRPEFIESTYFLYKATGDPYYLDVGRSVVNNLNKYARVRCGFAAIKDLRTNAHDDRMDSFVLAETFKYLFLLFADKGDSPLNMDDFVFTTEAHLFPLSLASANTTLNRVVQEALLVKNTDLVNMSTVTVTTSGPDSSGKAAKNKPVADSFTKAVSCSLTRVSSLTR is encoded by the exons ATGGTATTGTATGTGTGGGGAGTGGTGATTGTGTGCTCCCTACTACTCACTCATCACAATGGCGCACTATCAATGGGCCCCACTGAAAAGAAACACTacaa GGACAAGGTTCTGGAGATGTTCAATCATGCCTACCGTTCATACATG GACTTTGCATATCCTGCTGATGAGTTGATGCCACTGACGTGTAAGGGGCGTGTCCGGGGGGTGGAGCAAGGACGAGGGGACATTGACTTTACCCTGGGCAGGTTCTCCCTCACCCTCATAGACACACTGGACACTCTGGCT GTAATTGGTTCGGTTGATGAGTTTTCCTCGGCTGTACAAAAAGTCATGACAGACATTAGCTTCGACAGTGACTTGGTGGTATCAGTGTTTGAGACCAACATACGTGTGCTAGGTGGTTTACTGGGAGGTCACTTTGCTGCCCTGGCTCTCAAAGAGAAGGGCTACCATCAGTTGGCTTGGTATGATGGGGGGCTGCTCAGAATGGCAGTGGAAGTGGGGAACAGATTACTGCCTGCTTTCAACACCACTACAGGTCTCCCCTATCCAAAG ATCAACCTTCGCCACGGTATGGGCTACCCTAACATGGAGAAGACAACGTGCACGGCATGTGCTGGGTCCATGATCCTTGAGTTTGCTGCCCTCAGTAGACTAACAG GTGATCCTCAGTTTGAGGTGAAAGCCCACCAAGCAATGGAGGCAATCTGGCGTAGTAGACACCGAGGGCACAATCTGGTTGGCTCAGTCATTAACGTACACAGTGCTGAGTGGACGAGAGTGGATAGCggtgtgggggcggggattGACTCATACTACGAGTACTGTCTCAAGTCTTACATCCTGTTTGGGGACAGGAAGTATCTGCAGAGGTTTGGGAAG caTTATGATGCCATCAAGAGATACATCACGAATGGGCCCATGCTAGTGGAGGTGAGCATGAATTCACCTCATCGAATGACTAGATCTTTCATGGACTCACTTCTGGCGTTCTGGCCTGGCctacag GTTCTGTGGGGTGACGTAGACACAGCTATACACATTCACGACATGCTTTATCATGTGATGGAGAGACACAACTTCCTACCCGAGGCATTCACTCATGACTTCAGGGTCCACTGGGGAAACCACCCTCTCAGGCCTGAGTTCATTGAGAGCACTTACTTCCTTTACAAG GCGACTGGAGATCCATACTACCTGGACGTGGGTCGATCAGTGGTGAACAACTTGAACAAGTACGCCAGAGTGAGGTGTGGCTTCGCTGCCATCAAGGACCTCAGGACCAACGCTCACGACGACAG AATGGACTCCTTCGTACTGGCTGAGACGTTCAAGTATCTGTTCTTGTTGTTTGCTGACAAGGGGGACAGTCCCCTGAACATGGATGACTTTGTGTTCACGACTGAGGCCCACCTCTTCCCCCTCTCCCTCGCCAGCGCTAACACCACCCTCAATAGAGTCGTCCAAGAGGCA TTACTGGTGAAGAACACAGACCTGGTGAATATGAGCACTGTCACTGTTACCACTAGCGGACCAGACTCTTCAGggaaggcagcaaagaacaaaCCAGTCGCTGACAGCTTCACTAAAG cCGTCTCCTGTTCACTGACGAGAGTGTCCTCCCTCACGAGGTAG
- the LOC135343011 gene encoding ER degradation-enhancing alpha-mannosidase-like protein 3 isoform X4, whose amino-acid sequence MVLYVWGVVIVCSLLLTHHNGALSMGPTEKKHYKDKVLEMFNHAYRSYMDFAYPADELMPLTCKGRVRGVEQGRGDIDFTLGRFSLTLIDTLDTLAVIGSVDEFSSAVQKVMTDISFDSDLVVSVFETNIRVLGGLLGGHFAALALKEKGYHQLAWYDGGLLRMAVEVGNRLLPAFNTTTGLPYPKINLRHGMGYPNMEKTTCTACAGSMILEFAALSRLTGDPQFEVKAHQAMEAIWRSRHRGHNLVGSVINVHSAEWTRVDSGVGAGIDSYYEYCLKSYILFGDRKYLQRFGKHYDAIKRYITNGPMLVEVSMNSPHRMTRSFMDSLLAFWPGLQVLWGDVDTAIHIHDMLYHVMERHNFLPEAFTHDFRVHWGNHPLRPEFIESTYFLYKATGDPYYLDVGRSVVNNLNKYARVRCGFAAIKDLRTNAHDDRMDSFVLAETFKYLFLLFADKGDSPLNMDDFVFTTEAHLFPLSLASANTTLNRVVQEALLVKNTDLVNMSTVTVTTSGPDSSGKAAKNKPVADSFTKGSLKHTLDTMYSSSQ is encoded by the exons ATGGTATTGTATGTGTGGGGAGTGGTGATTGTGTGCTCCCTACTACTCACTCATCACAATGGCGCACTATCAATGGGCCCCACTGAAAAGAAACACTacaa GGACAAGGTTCTGGAGATGTTCAATCATGCCTACCGTTCATACATG GACTTTGCATATCCTGCTGATGAGTTGATGCCACTGACGTGTAAGGGGCGTGTCCGGGGGGTGGAGCAAGGACGAGGGGACATTGACTTTACCCTGGGCAGGTTCTCCCTCACCCTCATAGACACACTGGACACTCTGGCT GTAATTGGTTCGGTTGATGAGTTTTCCTCGGCTGTACAAAAAGTCATGACAGACATTAGCTTCGACAGTGACTTGGTGGTATCAGTGTTTGAGACCAACATACGTGTGCTAGGTGGTTTACTGGGAGGTCACTTTGCTGCCCTGGCTCTCAAAGAGAAGGGCTACCATCAGTTGGCTTGGTATGATGGGGGGCTGCTCAGAATGGCAGTGGAAGTGGGGAACAGATTACTGCCTGCTTTCAACACCACTACAGGTCTCCCCTATCCAAAG ATCAACCTTCGCCACGGTATGGGCTACCCTAACATGGAGAAGACAACGTGCACGGCATGTGCTGGGTCCATGATCCTTGAGTTTGCTGCCCTCAGTAGACTAACAG GTGATCCTCAGTTTGAGGTGAAAGCCCACCAAGCAATGGAGGCAATCTGGCGTAGTAGACACCGAGGGCACAATCTGGTTGGCTCAGTCATTAACGTACACAGTGCTGAGTGGACGAGAGTGGATAGCggtgtgggggcggggattGACTCATACTACGAGTACTGTCTCAAGTCTTACATCCTGTTTGGGGACAGGAAGTATCTGCAGAGGTTTGGGAAG caTTATGATGCCATCAAGAGATACATCACGAATGGGCCCATGCTAGTGGAGGTGAGCATGAATTCACCTCATCGAATGACTAGATCTTTCATGGACTCACTTCTGGCGTTCTGGCCTGGCctacag GTTCTGTGGGGTGACGTAGACACAGCTATACACATTCACGACATGCTTTATCATGTGATGGAGAGACACAACTTCCTACCCGAGGCATTCACTCATGACTTCAGGGTCCACTGGGGAAACCACCCTCTCAGGCCTGAGTTCATTGAGAGCACTTACTTCCTTTACAAG GCGACTGGAGATCCATACTACCTGGACGTGGGTCGATCAGTGGTGAACAACTTGAACAAGTACGCCAGAGTGAGGTGTGGCTTCGCTGCCATCAAGGACCTCAGGACCAACGCTCACGACGACAG AATGGACTCCTTCGTACTGGCTGAGACGTTCAAGTATCTGTTCTTGTTGTTTGCTGACAAGGGGGACAGTCCCCTGAACATGGATGACTTTGTGTTCACGACTGAGGCCCACCTCTTCCCCCTCTCCCTCGCCAGCGCTAACACCACCCTCAATAGAGTCGTCCAAGAGGCA TTACTGGTGAAGAACACAGACCTGGTGAATATGAGCACTGTCACTGTTACCACTAGCGGACCAGACTCTTCAGggaaggcagcaaagaacaaaCCAGTCGCTGACAGCTTCACTAAAGGTTCACTGAAACACACACTAgacaccatgtacagtagtagccAATAA
- the LOC135343011 gene encoding ER degradation-enhancing alpha-mannosidase-like protein 3 isoform X6, whose amino-acid sequence MVLYVWGVVIVCSLLLTHHNGALSMGPTEKKHYKDKVLEMFNHAYRSYMDFAYPADELMPLTCKGRVRGVEQGRGDIDFTLGRFSLTLIDTLDTLAVIGSVDEFSSAVQKVMTDISFDSDLVVSVFETNIRVLGGLLGGHFAALALKEKGYHQLAWYDGGLLRMAVEVGNRLLPAFNTTTGLPYPKINLRHGMGYPNMEKTTCTACAGSMILEFAALSRLTGDPQFEVKAHQAMEAIWRSRHRGHNLVGSVINVHSAEWTRVDSGVGAGIDSYYEYCLKSYILFGDRKYLQRFGKHYDAIKRYITNGPMLVEVSMNSPHRMTRSFMDSLLAFWPGLQVLWGDVDTAIHIHDMLYHVMERHNFLPEAFTHDFRVHWGNHPLRPEFIESTYFLYKATGDPYYLDVGRSVVNNLNKYARVRCGFAAIKDLRTNAHDDRMDSFVLAETFKYLFLLFADKGDSPLNMDDFVFTTEAHLFPLSLASANTTLNRVVQEAPSRQISVALQSTVLCKLANRKYSPFCTKMETDQPSPRYGLP is encoded by the exons ATGGTATTGTATGTGTGGGGAGTGGTGATTGTGTGCTCCCTACTACTCACTCATCACAATGGCGCACTATCAATGGGCCCCACTGAAAAGAAACACTacaa GGACAAGGTTCTGGAGATGTTCAATCATGCCTACCGTTCATACATG GACTTTGCATATCCTGCTGATGAGTTGATGCCACTGACGTGTAAGGGGCGTGTCCGGGGGGTGGAGCAAGGACGAGGGGACATTGACTTTACCCTGGGCAGGTTCTCCCTCACCCTCATAGACACACTGGACACTCTGGCT GTAATTGGTTCGGTTGATGAGTTTTCCTCGGCTGTACAAAAAGTCATGACAGACATTAGCTTCGACAGTGACTTGGTGGTATCAGTGTTTGAGACCAACATACGTGTGCTAGGTGGTTTACTGGGAGGTCACTTTGCTGCCCTGGCTCTCAAAGAGAAGGGCTACCATCAGTTGGCTTGGTATGATGGGGGGCTGCTCAGAATGGCAGTGGAAGTGGGGAACAGATTACTGCCTGCTTTCAACACCACTACAGGTCTCCCCTATCCAAAG ATCAACCTTCGCCACGGTATGGGCTACCCTAACATGGAGAAGACAACGTGCACGGCATGTGCTGGGTCCATGATCCTTGAGTTTGCTGCCCTCAGTAGACTAACAG GTGATCCTCAGTTTGAGGTGAAAGCCCACCAAGCAATGGAGGCAATCTGGCGTAGTAGACACCGAGGGCACAATCTGGTTGGCTCAGTCATTAACGTACACAGTGCTGAGTGGACGAGAGTGGATAGCggtgtgggggcggggattGACTCATACTACGAGTACTGTCTCAAGTCTTACATCCTGTTTGGGGACAGGAAGTATCTGCAGAGGTTTGGGAAG caTTATGATGCCATCAAGAGATACATCACGAATGGGCCCATGCTAGTGGAGGTGAGCATGAATTCACCTCATCGAATGACTAGATCTTTCATGGACTCACTTCTGGCGTTCTGGCCTGGCctacag GTTCTGTGGGGTGACGTAGACACAGCTATACACATTCACGACATGCTTTATCATGTGATGGAGAGACACAACTTCCTACCCGAGGCATTCACTCATGACTTCAGGGTCCACTGGGGAAACCACCCTCTCAGGCCTGAGTTCATTGAGAGCACTTACTTCCTTTACAAG GCGACTGGAGATCCATACTACCTGGACGTGGGTCGATCAGTGGTGAACAACTTGAACAAGTACGCCAGAGTGAGGTGTGGCTTCGCTGCCATCAAGGACCTCAGGACCAACGCTCACGACGACAG AATGGACTCCTTCGTACTGGCTGAGACGTTCAAGTATCTGTTCTTGTTGTTTGCTGACAAGGGGGACAGTCCCCTGAACATGGATGACTTTGTGTTCACGACTGAGGCCCACCTCTTCCCCCTCTCCCTCGCCAGCGCTAACACCACCCTCAATAGAGTCGTCCAAGAGGCA cCGTCTAGGCAAATCTCTgttgcactgcaatccactgtactgtGCAAACTTGCCAACAGAAAATACAGTCCTTTCTGTACTAAAATGGAAACTG ATCAACCTTCGCCACGGTATGGGCTACCCTAA